Proteins co-encoded in one Petrotoga miotherma DSM 10691 genomic window:
- a CDS encoding alpha-N-arabinofuranosidase, with protein MKKAKMYVDKNFVIDKVDNRLFGSFIEHLGRAVYTGIYEPDHPKADEKGFRKDVIDLVKELNVSIVRYPGGNFVSGYNWEDGVGPKEKRPKKLELAWRSLEPNEFGTNEFMEWCKLVNTEPMMSINLGTRGIDEARNFVEYCNFPGGSYFSDLRKQHGYNDPHNIKVWCLGNEMDGPWQIGHKTALEYARLAEETAKVMKLVDPNLSLVASGSSGWHIPTFGEWEATVLEHTYDYVDFISLHAYYDNYENNIENFLAKSIDMDSYIKSAVAACDYVKGRKKTNKTIYISFDEWNVWFHSRKEDEKVEPWQIAPPLLEDVYTFEDALLVGLMLITLLKHADRVKIACLAQLVNVIAPIMTRKGGGAWRQTIFYPFMHASNFGRGTVLQPVISAETYDTKDFKSVPFVNAVPVFNEEKNELTIFAVNRAQDKMEFDCELKGFEDYSVIEHIILENNELKAVNTEDNPDNVKPHNNGNARNEGGKVKAELSPLSWNVIRLKK; from the coding sequence ATGAAAAAAGCAAAAATGTATGTAGACAAAAACTTTGTGATTGATAAGGTAGATAACAGACTTTTTGGCTCTTTTATAGAACATCTTGGCAGGGCTGTTTATACAGGTATCTATGAACCTGATCATCCTAAAGCAGATGAAAAAGGATTCAGAAAAGATGTAATAGATTTGGTCAAAGAACTAAACGTTTCTATTGTTAGATACCCTGGCGGAAACTTCGTTTCAGGGTACAACTGGGAGGACGGAGTAGGTCCAAAAGAAAAAAGACCTAAAAAGCTTGAATTAGCCTGGCGCTCGTTAGAACCAAACGAATTTGGTACCAATGAGTTTATGGAATGGTGTAAGTTAGTTAATACAGAACCAATGATGTCTATTAATTTAGGTACAAGAGGAATAGACGAAGCTAGAAATTTTGTTGAGTATTGCAACTTCCCTGGAGGAAGTTATTTCAGTGATTTAAGAAAACAACATGGTTACAATGATCCACACAACATAAAAGTATGGTGCTTAGGAAATGAAATGGATGGCCCATGGCAAATTGGACACAAAACCGCCTTAGAATACGCCAGACTGGCTGAAGAAACCGCTAAAGTAATGAAATTGGTTGATCCAAATCTAAGTTTGGTTGCTTCTGGAAGCTCAGGATGGCACATCCCAACTTTTGGTGAATGGGAGGCAACTGTACTCGAGCATACTTACGATTATGTTGATTTTATCTCTTTACATGCCTACTACGACAATTATGAAAATAACATAGAAAACTTCTTAGCAAAGTCTATTGATATGGATTCATATATAAAATCAGCTGTAGCCGCATGTGATTACGTAAAAGGTCGTAAAAAAACTAACAAAACGATTTATATATCATTTGATGAATGGAACGTCTGGTTTCATTCAAGAAAGGAAGATGAGAAAGTTGAACCCTGGCAAATTGCCCCGCCATTACTAGAAGATGTATACACATTTGAAGATGCTTTGTTAGTAGGTTTAATGCTAATTACGCTCCTAAAACATGCTGATAGAGTTAAGATAGCTTGTTTAGCCCAGTTGGTGAATGTAATTGCACCTATTATGACAAGAAAGGGTGGAGGTGCATGGAGACAAACAATATTCTATCCATTCATGCATGCTTCTAACTTTGGAAGAGGCACCGTTTTACAACCAGTCATTTCAGCCGAAACATATGACACTAAAGATTTTAAAAGTGTTCCATTTGTGAACGCAGTTCCCGTTTTTAACGAAGAGAAAAATGAATTAACGATATTTGCAGTAAATAGGGCACAAGATAAGATGGAGTTTGATTGTGAATTAAAAGGTTTTGAAGATTATTCTGTGATAGAACACATAATTTTAGAAAACAATGAACTTAAAGCTGTAAATACAGAAGATAATCCAGACAATGTCAAACCTCACAACAATGGAAATGCCAGAAATGAAGGAGGAAAAGTAAAAGCTGAATTGTCACCACTTTCTTGGAACGTTATTAGATTAAAGAAGTAA
- a CDS encoding substrate-binding domain-containing protein, with the protein MKKTKQSIIKDYILDQLKSGDLKKGDRILSENKLAEFFSVSRQTVRKAIYDLEKEGYLVTRRGSGTYVKSMRKDKENIGILTQSLTDYIFPFIVMGAEEVLKNTKCKSFIGNAKNDPVFERETLERWMDLGLKGIIVDPVVSATKQANVTLLKEISEQIPTVIINSNLNIQHAGTLVLNDYDCGSFAAKKFIELGHKRVAVIYKAVHKAANERANGFIDTIKEHKQILLYELPFHGQETSDEVFNLIMSLLSLPKNNIPTAIFCSNDLVAMQVIMASKKLNLDIPDDISLIGFDDADFAQALEISTFRHPKQQFGEKAAQMLLKMIEENNNGKPEKIVEKAEFIERKSLIQKK; encoded by the coding sequence GTGAAAAAGACCAAGCAATCTATCATAAAAGATTACATCCTTGATCAATTAAAGAGTGGAGACTTAAAAAAAGGAGATAGAATTCTATCTGAAAATAAATTAGCTGAATTTTTTTCCGTCAGCAGACAGACAGTTAGAAAAGCTATCTACGATCTGGAAAAAGAAGGATATTTGGTTACTAGAAGAGGCAGTGGAACTTACGTTAAATCCATGAGAAAAGATAAAGAAAACATAGGCATTTTAACTCAATCTTTAACTGACTATATATTTCCTTTTATAGTCATGGGAGCAGAAGAGGTATTAAAAAATACTAAATGTAAATCTTTCATAGGTAACGCAAAAAACGATCCTGTTTTTGAAAGGGAGACCTTAGAAAGGTGGATGGATCTTGGATTAAAAGGGATTATAGTGGATCCGGTAGTAAGTGCCACTAAACAAGCCAATGTAACTCTTTTAAAAGAAATAAGTGAACAGATCCCAACCGTGATTATAAATAGTAATTTAAATATTCAACATGCTGGGACGTTGGTTCTGAATGACTACGACTGTGGATCTTTTGCTGCTAAGAAATTTATCGAGTTAGGGCACAAAAGGGTTGCTGTGATATACAAAGCCGTTCATAAAGCTGCAAATGAAAGAGCTAATGGATTTATAGACACAATAAAAGAACATAAGCAAATATTGCTGTACGAATTGCCTTTTCACGGTCAAGAAACATCCGATGAAGTTTTCAATTTAATCATGTCCCTTTTGAGCCTACCAAAAAACAATATACCAACTGCAATTTTTTGTTCAAACGATTTGGTAGCTATGCAAGTGATAATGGCCTCAAAAAAATTGAATCTTGATATACCAGACGATATTTCGTTAATAGGTTTTGATGATGCGGATTTTGCACAAGCGCTTGAAATTTCTACTTTTAGGCATCCAAAACAGCAATTCGGTGAAAAAGCTGCTCAAATGCTGCTTAAAATGATCGAGGAAAATAACAATGGAAAACCTGAAAAAATTGTCGAGAAAGCTGAGTTCATAGAAAGAAAGAGCCTTATTCAAAAAAAGTGA
- a CDS encoding glycoside hydrolase family 127 protein, whose product MDETKIINFTNSSKNKLTPCSISSVKIKGFMNDYLETMLKVTIPSQYELLESTGRIDNFRIASGKKEGSFKGLVFNDSDVYKWLEAASYALLFTNDDDLKEKIDNTIKEVKDAQEDNGYLNTYFMFERKKERWTDLATKHELYCAGHLIQAAIAHKRVTGEDTLFDVAIKFADLIVDTFGPDKKRGAPGHPEIEMALVELYRETKNQKYLNLAKYFLEERGNGYASTYRFFNPEYYIDHKPFKELDEMTGHAVRMLYLCTGATDIYLETGDEEIFSTIERLWENLVTKKMYITGGAGSRYEGESFGEDYELPNRRAYTETCAAIASYMWNYRMFLVTGEGKYVDLMELVLYNGLLSGISIDGKHYFYVNPLEDRGKKRRQPWYECACCPPNISRTLTSFPGYIYTTSDEGVYINLYENSQANIIYKEKEVKITQETDYPWDGKIRIIVSTEVIDPFSLFLRIPSWANVFDITVDGEKLNKNLEKGFLKIFKPWKGPHEIILNLPMDIKFVESHPFVRENLDKVALKRGPMVYCIEKADNKEGDVWNYLIDLNEKIEPENYQINSKRVIKLKAKGYHEDIQNWEGRLYSQSGRVKGEKKKSDINLTPYFAWANREEGPMAVWIRK is encoded by the coding sequence ATGGATGAAACAAAGATAATAAATTTTACAAACTCATCAAAGAATAAATTAACGCCTTGTTCCATAAGTTCAGTAAAAATAAAGGGGTTCATGAACGATTATTTAGAAACAATGTTGAAAGTTACCATTCCTTCGCAATACGAACTTTTAGAAAGTACCGGCAGAATAGATAACTTTAGAATAGCCTCGGGTAAAAAAGAAGGTTCTTTTAAAGGGTTAGTTTTTAACGATTCAGATGTTTATAAATGGCTCGAAGCTGCTTCTTATGCTTTGCTGTTCACTAACGACGATGATTTAAAAGAAAAGATAGATAACACAATCAAAGAAGTAAAAGACGCTCAAGAAGATAATGGCTATTTAAATACTTATTTTATGTTTGAAAGAAAAAAAGAGAGATGGACGGATCTCGCAACAAAACATGAACTTTATTGTGCTGGGCATTTAATTCAAGCTGCGATAGCTCATAAAAGGGTTACAGGTGAGGATACATTATTTGATGTAGCTATAAAATTTGCAGATTTAATTGTAGACACCTTCGGCCCAGATAAAAAACGGGGTGCACCAGGACATCCAGAAATTGAAATGGCTCTAGTTGAGTTGTATCGTGAAACAAAGAACCAAAAATATTTAAACCTTGCTAAATATTTTTTGGAAGAAAGAGGGAATGGGTATGCAAGTACTTATCGCTTTTTCAACCCAGAGTACTATATAGATCACAAACCATTTAAAGAATTAGACGAGATGACAGGCCATGCTGTTAGAATGTTGTACCTTTGTACCGGTGCAACGGACATTTACTTAGAAACAGGAGATGAAGAAATTTTCTCTACCATAGAAAGACTTTGGGAGAACTTGGTAACAAAAAAGATGTACATTACGGGAGGAGCTGGCTCTCGATATGAAGGCGAATCTTTTGGGGAAGATTATGAATTGCCTAATAGAAGAGCATATACAGAAACATGTGCCGCAATAGCTTCATATATGTGGAATTATAGAATGTTCTTAGTTACAGGTGAAGGCAAATATGTAGATCTAATGGAGTTGGTTTTGTACAATGGTTTACTTTCAGGAATTTCTATAGATGGCAAACATTATTTCTATGTAAATCCTTTAGAAGACAGAGGAAAAAAGAGAAGACAACCTTGGTACGAATGTGCATGTTGTCCTCCAAATATATCAAGAACGTTAACATCTTTCCCTGGTTATATTTATACAACTTCTGATGAAGGAGTATACATAAACTTGTACGAAAACAGTCAAGCAAATATAATTTACAAAGAAAAAGAAGTCAAAATTACACAAGAAACAGATTATCCATGGGATGGAAAAATAAGGATAATTGTTTCTACAGAAGTTATTGATCCATTTTCTTTATTTTTAAGAATTCCTTCCTGGGCGAATGTTTTTGATATAACTGTGGATGGAGAAAAATTAAACAAGAATTTAGAGAAAGGCTTTTTGAAAATATTCAAACCTTGGAAAGGTCCCCATGAAATAATTTTAAATTTACCGATGGATATAAAATTTGTAGAAAGTCATCCATTTGTGAGGGAAAACTTAGACAAAGTAGCTTTGAAAAGAGGACCTATGGTTTATTGTATTGAAAAAGCAGATAACAAAGAAGGAGATGTGTGGAATTATCTAATCGATTTAAATGAAAAAATCGAACCAGAAAATTATCAAATAAATTCAAAAAGAGTGATAAAATTAAAAGCAAAAGGATACCATGAGGATATACAAAATTGGGAGGGAAGATTATACTCACAATCTGGAAGAGTAAAAGGAGAAAAAAAGAAAAGCGATATTAATCTAACTCCATATTTTGCCTGGGCAAATAGAGAAGAAGGACCAATGGCAGTTTGGATCAGAAAATGA
- a CDS encoding ABC transporter ATP-binding protein: protein MKENKKFSIQNVTKIFSQRVLLSKEEFKAVDDVTLEISLDPPEIFGLVGESGSGKSTLANIILQIIYPEVGKIYLNSKNIADFEITEFMKHIQPIFQDPFDSFDPMKKTDLFIYETIKNFNIAKEKSSIESLINESLKNVGLDYKTVKGKYPHEFSGGQLQRIAVARALVVHPLLLVADEPVSMLDASLRISIVNLFKELKEKHNLSVLYITHDLSTAYYISDRIGVMLRGNLVEIGNAKEILDEPLHPYTQFLKESVLEPDPTKKKITLEESEEQRMTVISEYQQKGCKFVNRCPKATDICKEKEPGYYSIKDRKVKCFLYENFK, encoded by the coding sequence ATGAAAGAAAATAAAAAATTTTCAATTCAAAACGTCACAAAAATTTTTTCTCAAAGAGTACTTCTTTCTAAAGAAGAATTTAAAGCTGTTGATGACGTTACTTTAGAAATATCTTTAGATCCTCCTGAGATTTTCGGGTTAGTGGGAGAAAGTGGAAGTGGAAAAAGTACTTTAGCAAATATTATTCTTCAAATAATTTATCCAGAAGTTGGAAAGATTTATTTAAATAGCAAAAATATAGCCGACTTTGAAATTACCGAGTTTATGAAACATATCCAACCAATATTTCAAGATCCTTTTGATTCATTTGATCCTATGAAAAAGACAGATCTTTTTATCTATGAAACGATCAAAAATTTTAATATAGCCAAGGAAAAGTCCTCAATAGAATCTCTTATAAATGAATCTTTGAAAAATGTTGGTTTAGATTACAAAACAGTTAAAGGAAAATACCCTCATGAATTTTCTGGTGGACAGCTTCAAAGAATAGCAGTAGCCAGAGCCTTAGTTGTTCATCCATTACTTTTAGTAGCTGATGAGCCAGTTTCTATGCTAGATGCATCTTTACGAATTTCCATAGTAAATTTATTTAAAGAACTAAAAGAAAAACATAATTTAAGTGTTTTGTATATTACTCATGATTTATCTACAGCGTATTATATAAGTGATAGGATAGGAGTTATGTTAAGAGGTAATTTGGTAGAAATAGGGAATGCAAAAGAAATTTTAGATGAACCCTTACATCCCTATACTCAGTTTTTGAAGGAATCAGTACTTGAACCCGATCCTACCAAGAAAAAAATCACCTTAGAAGAATCCGAAGAGCAAAGAATGACTGTCATCTCAGAATATCAACAAAAAGGATGCAAATTTGTTAATAGATGTCCGAAGGCTACAGATATATGTAAAGAAAAGGAACCTGGCTATTATTCAATTAAAGACAGAAAAGTAAAATGTTTTTTATATGAAAACTTCAAATAA
- a CDS encoding GNAT family N-acetyltransferase — MISIEKATTKESEDFVELFLISAPFFYLLFGQKTKPMLNNLFKTRENLFSFEHVFFSKIEENISGMIISYDWKSKNKENLRTGYLMLKNLGITFVKVLPILLKLNQTVGKVIKGEFYISNIAVYAPYRSLGIGKQLIFKAEEEARKLKSLKIVLDVEKENTIAIKFYKKIGYEKTSESTLELSRQHKLSFFRMEKVL, encoded by the coding sequence AGAAAAAGCAACTACGAAGGAAAGCGAAGATTTTGTGGAACTTTTTTTGATTTCTGCTCCTTTCTTTTACTTGCTTTTTGGTCAAAAAACAAAACCAATGTTGAATAATTTGTTCAAAACAAGGGAAAACCTATTTTCCTTTGAACATGTTTTCTTTTCTAAAATTGAGGAGAATATTTCAGGAATGATAATAAGTTACGACTGGAAAAGTAAAAATAAAGAGAATCTAAGAACTGGATATTTAATGCTGAAAAATCTTGGAATCACCTTTGTAAAAGTCCTCCCAATTTTATTGAAACTCAACCAAACCGTAGGAAAAGTTATAAAAGGAGAATTCTACATAAGTAATATTGCCGTATATGCACCTTATAGAAGCTTGGGAATAGGAAAGCAGTTGATATTTAAAGCCGAAGAAGAAGCCAGAAAGTTAAAAAGCCTCAAAATTGTATTGGATGTAGAAAAAGAAAATACTATAGCTATCAAATTTTACAAAAAAATAGGATATGAAAAAACAAGTGAATCAACATTAGAATTAAGTCGGCAACATAAATTGAGCTTTTTTCGTATGGAAAAAGTATTATGA
- a CDS encoding sn-glycerol-1-phosphate dehydrogenase — MVDLLNLKIEQMAGLNFKCECGRTHKVDIEKIIVGNNILNAKNSFMDIINSENLFVVADKNTYKSFGKELITLLKRENYQITEFIFQNEDHLIPNEKSVGRLLIEIPKNVSLIIGVGSGTINDLCRFLSYKLNIPYIIFATAPSMDGYASMVSPLIVEGFKRTYEATYAKAIVADTQVLRNAPLEMIHAGFGDILGKFTSLTDWKLSKLTNHEYYCEKTVEFVEKARDLCVKNAEKISQRSEEVNKQIMEALIISGIAIGFVGYSRPASGAEHHLAHYWEMDAISKNISHPLHGNSVGVGTVVVSMIYQLMKDKLPKGLTPPDPEYLISIHKKAGSIYSPKELGIPKDVFQDSIIHAREIRNRYTILQLAHELNLLEKISTILTEKFYG; from the coding sequence ATGGTCGATCTTTTAAATCTTAAAATAGAACAAATGGCTGGTTTGAATTTCAAATGTGAATGTGGACGAACTCATAAAGTAGATATTGAAAAAATAATTGTAGGAAATAATATTTTGAATGCTAAAAATAGTTTTATGGATATTATTAACTCTGAAAATTTATTTGTTGTTGCTGATAAAAATACATATAAGAGTTTTGGAAAAGAACTAATTACACTCTTAAAAAGAGAAAATTACCAAATAACTGAGTTTATTTTTCAAAACGAAGATCATTTGATTCCAAATGAAAAAAGCGTCGGAAGATTATTAATAGAAATTCCTAAGAATGTATCGTTAATAATTGGTGTTGGTTCTGGGACTATAAACGATCTGTGTAGATTTTTAAGTTACAAACTCAATATTCCTTATATAATCTTCGCAACCGCTCCTTCAATGGACGGATATGCTTCAATGGTCTCTCCTTTAATTGTAGAAGGTTTTAAAAGAACGTATGAAGCAACTTACGCAAAAGCAATTGTAGCGGATACACAAGTTCTAAGAAATGCACCTTTAGAAATGATTCATGCAGGATTCGGAGACATTCTTGGAAAGTTTACTTCTTTGACGGATTGGAAACTTTCTAAATTAACCAACCATGAATATTATTGTGAAAAAACTGTTGAATTTGTAGAAAAAGCAAGGGATCTTTGCGTAAAAAATGCAGAGAAAATAAGTCAAAGAAGCGAAGAAGTTAATAAACAAATAATGGAAGCGTTAATTATCTCTGGAATAGCCATTGGATTTGTAGGTTACTCTAGGCCTGCATCGGGAGCGGAGCATCACCTAGCTCATTATTGGGAAATGGATGCTATATCAAAAAATATATCCCATCCTTTACATGGAAATTCTGTTGGAGTAGGCACGGTTGTTGTTTCGATGATCTATCAATTAATGAAAGATAAACTTCCAAAAGGGTTAACTCCACCAGATCCTGAGTACTTAATTTCAATTCACAAAAAGGCAGGCTCGATATACAGCCCAAAAGAATTAGGTATTCCAAAAGATGTTTTTCAAGATAGTATTATACATGCCAGAGAAATCAGAAATAGATACACTATTCTTCAATTAGCTCATGAGTTGAACCTTTTAGAAAAGATATCAACGATTCTTACAGAAAAATTTTATGGTTAA